A single region of the Biomaibacter acetigenes genome encodes:
- a CDS encoding histidine kinase encodes MDRLLTQQDLAKRWQVSVRAIEKWRAEGILQPAKGIPAIRFTPEYIAELEGVELAKTSPLQVKRLEREIEDLRRENEELKGIIAKVLAETSKVINL; translated from the coding sequence ATGGATAGACTCCTGACTCAACAAGACCTCGCCAAACGGTGGCAAGTTTCCGTCAGAGCAATAGAAAAATGGCGAGCCGAAGGAATTCTTCAACCCGCTAAAGGTATACCGGCCATACGGTTTACTCCGGAATATATAGCAGAGCTTGAAGGTGTTGAACTGGCAAAGACATCACCATTGCAGGTCAAACGGTTAGAGCGGGAGATAGAGGATCTTAGGCGAGAGAATGAAGAGTTAAAGGGGATTATTGCTAAAGTGCTGGCAGAAACATCAAAAGTGATTAACTTATAA
- a CDS encoding helix-turn-helix transcriptional regulator, which produces MNKIKILRAKNKISLKQLAEKTGLSIGYLSHLENGSRNNPSKETMERIAKALGETVHETFFPEERKGYMNE; this is translated from the coding sequence ATGAACAAAATAAAGATTTTGAGAGCAAAAAATAAAATATCTCTTAAACAGCTTGCTGAAAAAACAGGATTATCAATAGGATATTTAAGTCATCTTGAAAATGGTTCAAGAAATAATCCCTCCAAAGAGACAATGGAGCGAATTGCAAAAGCTCTAGGGGAAACAGTACATGAAACCTTTTTCCCAGAAGAGAGGAAGGGATATATGAATGAATGA
- a CDS encoding DUF362 domain-containing protein translates to MSKVVLMKCADYDPEEIREKIEHALRILKVDFADKKKILLKPNLLMRKKPEDAVTTHPTVVQAMIEILKGFSVEAVVAESPGGPYTKRRLEGIYEATGIKGICDNTGAFLNYDTSWFEKNFEEGYMLKKIPFISPLKDCDGLISLAKLKTHGMAVYTGAVKNLYGLIPGGQKVELHFKMQQMDRFMDMLLDIYLASRPMLSVIDGIVAMEGSGPSAGVPRKLGVLIVSQDGIAADFVASKIIGLNINDFPLLKCAIKRGLFREDGVEVVGDRLEEINVKDFKFPKKKDVLFLKGLLPVWLENYFKAWLTPKPVFIHKKCIGCKECFNTCPAKAIMMVNKRPVVDLDKCIRCYCCHELCPEKAINIDRAFIFKTILK, encoded by the coding sequence ATGTCAAAAGTTGTATTGATGAAGTGCGCTGATTATGATCCTGAAGAAATACGGGAAAAGATAGAACATGCCTTAAGGATTTTAAAGGTGGATTTTGCGGATAAGAAAAAGATCCTTTTAAAACCAAACCTCCTCATGCGAAAAAAGCCCGAAGATGCCGTTACTACTCATCCAACAGTGGTACAGGCCATGATCGAAATACTAAAAGGATTCAGCGTGGAAGCAGTGGTGGCCGAAAGCCCCGGAGGACCCTATACCAAAAGAAGGCTTGAAGGAATATATGAGGCAACCGGTATAAAGGGGATATGTGACAATACCGGAGCCTTTTTAAATTATGATACATCATGGTTTGAAAAAAATTTTGAAGAAGGATACATGCTCAAAAAGATACCCTTTATATCACCGCTAAAAGATTGTGATGGCCTCATATCCCTGGCCAAGCTCAAGACTCACGGCATGGCTGTCTATACCGGGGCGGTAAAGAACCTTTACGGCCTTATACCGGGGGGCCAAAAGGTGGAACTCCACTTTAAAATGCAGCAAATGGATCGGTTTATGGACATGCTCCTAGACATATATCTAGCATCAAGGCCCATGCTTTCGGTCATAGATGGAATTGTTGCCATGGAGGGCAGCGGACCATCGGCCGGAGTACCCAGGAAACTGGGCGTGCTTATAGTATCGCAAGATGGAATTGCGGCTGATTTTGTGGCTTCAAAAATTATTGGCTTAAATATAAACGATTTTCCACTTTTGAAGTGTGCCATAAAGAGGGGGCTTTTCCGGGAAGACGGAGTAGAAGTTGTTGGAGATAGGCTAGAAGAAATAAATGTAAAAGATTTTAAATTTCCTAAGAAAAAAGATGTTTTGTTTTTGAAAGGGCTGCTGCCAGTTTGGCTTGAAAACTATTTTAAAGCATGGCTTACACCCAAACCGGTATTTATACATAAAAAATGCATTGGATGCAAAGAGTGTTTCAATACCTGCCCTGCAAAGGCCATAATGATGGTGAATAAAAGACCAGTAGTGGATTTAGACAAATGCATAAGATGCTACTGCTGCCATGAACTCTGCCCGGAAAAAGCTATAAATATCGATAGAGCTTTTATTTTTAAAACCATTCTAAAATAA
- a CDS encoding zinc ribbon domain-containing protein: MFFIGIFGIQNKEKMIREFENVVCPSCGRLSRAELVESYTYFHFFFIPLFRWGYKYFLRLRCCGSIYEVEKEYADELKRTDAVDFTRLKKLGAAGGFCPNCGAYVHPGFNFCPHCGTKL, from the coding sequence ATGTTCTTCATCGGAATCTTCGGCATTCAAAATAAAGAAAAAATGATTCGAGAGTTCGAGAATGTGGTGTGTCCCAGCTGTGGCAGGCTATCCAGGGCTGAACTCGTCGAATCCTATACATATTTTCATTTCTTCTTTATACCGCTCTTTAGATGGGGATACAAGTATTTTCTCAGGCTCCGATGCTGTGGGAGCATCTATGAAGTTGAGAAGGAATATGCCGATGAACTTAAGCGCACCGATGCAGTTGACTTTACTAGATTGAAAAAGCTGGGCGCTGCCGGTGGTTTTTGTCCTAATTGCGGAGCCTATGTCCATCCGGGATTTAATTTTTGCCCTCACTGTGGCACAAAATTATAG
- the dapB gene encoding 4-hydroxy-tetrahydrodipicolinate reductase yields the protein MLEIILSGAKGKMGRTIAEMAGGYNDLKIVAGVDITGGEGDFLIYDSVFNITEKADVIVDFSNPKALNDLLRFASEKKTPIVVGTTGLTEEHKRMLENASESIPVFVSHNMSLGVFLLITLARQAAKVLTDSDIEIVERHHNQKIDAPSGTSLMIADAIKEVRKDAEFILGRADKSKKREKNEIGIHSIRAGNLVGEHRVIFGGEDETIELSHTVTSRKVLAAGALRAARFIVTQSPGYYTMADLVKSLGL from the coding sequence ATGCTGGAAATAATCCTTAGCGGGGCAAAAGGTAAAATGGGAAGGACTATCGCAGAGATGGCCGGAGGATATAATGATTTAAAAATTGTAGCAGGGGTTGACATTACCGGAGGAGAAGGAGACTTTCTCATTTATGATAGTGTTTTCAACATTACAGAAAAAGCAGATGTTATCGTGGATTTTTCCAACCCTAAAGCACTGAATGATCTTTTAAGATTTGCATCGGAAAAGAAAACCCCTATAGTGGTCGGCACTACAGGGCTAACCGAAGAACACAAGAGGATGCTTGAAAATGCCTCTGAAAGTATTCCCGTATTTGTTTCCCACAACATGTCCCTGGGGGTATTTCTTCTTATTACCCTGGCCCGCCAGGCGGCAAAAGTGCTTACCGACAGCGACATAGAGATAGTGGAAAGACACCACAACCAGAAGATCGATGCACCCAGCGGCACATCTTTGATGATTGCCGATGCTATTAAAGAAGTAAGAAAAGATGCTGAATTTATACTGGGACGGGCAGATAAGAGCAAAAAGCGGGAGAAAAACGAGATAGGCATTCATTCCATCAGGGCAGGAAATCTGGTAGGAGAACACCGCGTGATATTCGGCGGCGAAGATGAGACCATAGAGCTTTCTCATACCGTCACGTCGCGAAAAGTCCTGGCAGCGGGAGCATTGCGAGCCGCAAGGTTTATCGTCACACAATCTCCCGGATACTATACCATGGCCGACCTGGTGAAAAGCCTTGGGCTATGA
- a CDS encoding ComEC/Rec2 family competence protein encodes MYRPFLFAAVFFLSGVGAGSFIRNLWVFLSLALLCLIILFLIKKKRIRAAFVGLLIFFTGALYYNLRADGIAGTIVKYAGKQRSVIGMVNDSPTIESDRVRYDIKALYIIENNTYQKVSGRIFLSVPRDEKNRRVFRYGDVVKFSGRLKLPQEKRNPGGMDYRASLLQKGISTTMFSREIE; translated from the coding sequence ATGTACCGCCCATTTCTTTTTGCAGCTGTATTTTTTTTGTCCGGGGTCGGGGCAGGGAGTTTTATAAGAAATCTGTGGGTTTTTCTATCTTTAGCTTTGCTTTGCCTGATAATCTTATTTTTAATAAAGAAAAAGAGGATAAGGGCCGCTTTTGTTGGGCTATTGATCTTTTTTACCGGTGCCCTTTATTATAATTTAAGGGCCGATGGTATAGCCGGCACCATTGTAAAGTATGCTGGAAAACAGCGGTCCGTAATAGGGATGGTCAATGATTCCCCTACCATTGAATCCGACAGGGTAAGATATGATATAAAGGCTTTATACATAATAGAAAACAATACATACCAAAAGGTCTCGGGAAGAATATTTTTGTCCGTGCCCCGGGATGAAAAAAACCGCAGGGTGTTCCGATACGGGGATGTGGTGAAATTTTCAGGCAGACTCAAGCTGCCGCAGGAAAAACGCAACCCTGGAGGCATGGATTACAGGGCCAGCCTGCTGCAAAAGGGTATTTCCACCACTATGTTTTCCCGGGAAATAGAGTAA
- a CDS encoding helix-turn-helix domain-containing protein, with protein sequence MTIGENIRKIRTEKGIALQDLAAKARIHPGSLTNIEKGYRNPSIETLNKIADALEVSIAALIEDDLNKIIDDNILEEAKKIGLQNIDLNDPELLDKLGQEAQNRISEKLIKHIINTIKHEKPHKHIDQNIDPSSYRPLGQVRYVPKVGKIAAGQPILAEENLEGYMPIDTYFLEQDKQYFLLRVKGDSMNLEFQDGTWVLVEKTNYLESGQIGVVLINGYEATVKKVVLNHNMITLIPMSTNPIHQPAMYNIEKDDVRIQGRVIMALKTY encoded by the coding sequence ATGACAATAGGAGAAAATATAAGAAAAATAAGAACAGAGAAAGGAATAGCCTTACAAGATTTAGCCGCTAAAGCACGCATACATCCAGGAAGTCTAACTAATATTGAAAAAGGTTACAGAAATCCTAGCATTGAAACATTGAACAAAATTGCTGATGCTTTAGAGGTTTCAATAGCAGCATTAATTGAAGATGATTTAAATAAAATTATCGATGATAATATTTTGGAAGAAGCTAAAAAAATCGGTTTGCAAAATATAGATCTAAATGATCCTGAACTTCTAGACAAGCTGGGGCAAGAAGCCCAAAACAGAATTTCCGAAAAACTCATAAAGCATATAATAAATACGATAAAACATGAAAAACCACACAAGCATATTGATCAAAATATAGATCCTTCCTCGTACCGTCCCCTTGGACAAGTTAGGTATGTTCCTAAAGTCGGGAAAATTGCAGCAGGACAACCTATTCTAGCAGAAGAAAATTTGGAAGGCTATATGCCTATCGATACTTATTTCTTAGAACAAGACAAGCAATATTTTCTTCTTAGAGTTAAAGGGGATAGCATGAACTTAGAATTTCAGGACGGAACTTGGGTTCTTGTTGAAAAGACGAATTATTTAGAAAGTGGACAAATAGGTGTGGTTTTAATAAATGGATATGAGGCTACAGTTAAAAAAGTAGTATTAAATCATAACATGATAACCCTAATCCCGATGTCTACTAACCCTATACATCAACCTGCAATGTATAATATTGAAAAAGATGATGTAAGAATTCAAGGCCGTGTTATAATGGCCCTAAAAACTTATTAA
- a CDS encoding ClC family H(+)/Cl(-) exchange transporter — MRVKKSGIYNTLINWRDFRQKIIAEGLVVGIFAGAIAALYRFIIKEADLFREQIYHILRSSGYAVILVWFVFLLVAAYILGMMVKKEPLVSGSGIPQVKGVLSGQMHMKWLRVIIYKFVGGIIALGAGLSLGREGPSVQLGAAAGQGVSRMLGRLKVEEKYLITCGASAGLSAAFSAPLAGAMFALEELHKNFSPLVLVPAMVASMIAGFISHQFFGQVPVFNFGRLNPLPLKYYFYVLILGIITGAFGVAFNLALVKTQEGFKKLQFVMPELKPAIPITVAGILGFILPQVLGGGNALINSLDRMKYSVGFIMILLAVKFLFTMVSYGSGVPGGIFLPLLVIGALTGNLYGSLIVNVLHLNPAYVNNFIVLAMAGYFSAIVKAPITGGILITEMTGSFVHLLALTLISITSYLTADLLKGEPVYDILLERMLAGNKSEKNIPGAGRKILMEIPVCVGSELDGKKIKDVEWDPHCLLVGINRGTSEIIPRGNTRIYPGDYLVVLADEGRAVTIRKKLLDMTEITEK, encoded by the coding sequence TTGAGAGTCAAAAAAAGTGGAATTTATAATACTTTGATAAATTGGAGGGATTTTAGACAGAAAATCATAGCCGAAGGCCTTGTCGTTGGCATTTTTGCGGGAGCCATTGCCGCCCTGTATAGGTTTATTATAAAAGAAGCCGATCTTTTTCGGGAACAAATATACCATATATTACGGTCCAGCGGTTATGCCGTAATTCTTGTCTGGTTTGTATTTCTGCTGGTGGCGGCCTACATTCTCGGCATGATGGTTAAAAAAGAACCATTGGTGAGCGGCAGCGGAATTCCTCAGGTAAAGGGTGTATTATCCGGCCAGATGCACATGAAATGGCTCAGGGTCATCATATATAAATTTGTAGGCGGCATCATCGCTCTGGGCGCGGGTCTTTCCCTGGGCCGGGAGGGACCGTCGGTCCAGTTGGGAGCTGCAGCGGGGCAGGGCGTAAGCAGGATGCTTGGAAGACTTAAAGTAGAAGAAAAGTACCTTATTACCTGCGGTGCCAGCGCGGGGCTATCTGCAGCTTTTAGCGCCCCTCTGGCAGGAGCCATGTTTGCCCTGGAGGAACTGCACAAGAACTTCTCACCGCTGGTACTGGTGCCTGCTATGGTAGCATCAATGATCGCAGGTTTCATCTCCCATCAGTTTTTTGGACAGGTACCGGTATTTAATTTTGGGAGGCTCAATCCACTACCGTTAAAATATTACTTTTATGTGCTCATATTGGGAATAATAACCGGGGCCTTCGGGGTGGCCTTTAACCTGGCCCTGGTAAAAACTCAGGAAGGTTTTAAAAAACTCCAGTTCGTAATGCCCGAATTAAAACCGGCCATTCCTATAACCGTGGCAGGTATACTGGGGTTTATCCTGCCGCAGGTGCTTGGCGGAGGCAATGCCCTGATAAATTCCCTGGATAGAATGAAATACTCCGTGGGTTTTATAATGATATTGTTGGCTGTGAAATTTTTATTCACGATGGTAAGTTACGGTTCGGGCGTTCCCGGGGGTATATTTTTACCTCTATTGGTCATAGGAGCATTGACCGGTAATCTCTATGGCTCCTTAATAGTAAATGTATTGCACCTAAACCCCGCCTATGTAAATAATTTTATTGTCCTGGCCATGGCAGGTTATTTTTCCGCCATAGTAAAGGCCCCTATCACCGGCGGCATACTCATAACCGAAATGACCGGGTCTTTTGTCCACCTGCTGGCATTGACCCTTATTTCCATAACATCATATCTTACGGCGGACCTGTTAAAAGGTGAGCCCGTTTATGATATTTTGCTGGAAAGGATGCTGGCCGGGAACAAATCCGAAAAAAATATCCCAGGTGCGGGGAGGAAAATTCTTATGGAGATACCGGTTTGCGTGGGTTCCGAACTGGACGGGAAAAAGATTAAGGATGTGGAATGGGACCCTCACTGTCTGCTGGTAGGCATAAACAGGGGGACTTCAGAGATCATACCAAGGGGCAATACCAGGATATATCCGGGAGATTATCTTGTGGTGCTTGCCGATGAGGGAAGGGCTGTAACCATAAGGAAAAAATTGTTAGATATGACTGAAATTACCGAAAAGTAA
- a CDS encoding site-specific integrase — protein sequence MDYNITYRQKDGGWQYIISYKDQNGKWRQKSKQGFKGQREAKRAADKRLEELKKQFEMSLSTEYESITFGEFSKMFLNHVALYKEGNTAIGYRTAFRKFKDLNDIELAKITSLHVQNCIDKMVKEGIKPSTIKVYTKKLSTLFSNAIKPHKIITENPVTGITIPENKDNEKVKALTKSQLDNLLDSIKNPKHYIVSLIAAKAGLRIGEILGLTRKDINFKKGIIRINKQWKIRKDGTWGFGPVKRKKSNREVPAPPSLLEALKEYIKNTPASIDGRIIPYADTQSIANLLRAHYKKAGFNISIHDLRHTFATLLLSEGVDFETVAKLLGHDVEQTIRTYSHVTSDMMNRVKKIVNKIFN from the coding sequence ATGGATTACAACATCACATATCGTCAAAAAGACGGCGGCTGGCAATACATTATCAGCTATAAAGATCAAAATGGAAAGTGGCGGCAGAAATCAAAACAAGGATTTAAGGGGCAAAGAGAAGCAAAACGAGCAGCGGATAAACGGCTGGAGGAATTGAAAAAGCAGTTCGAGATGAGTCTCAGCACTGAATACGAGAGTATTACATTCGGGGAATTTTCAAAGATGTTCTTAAATCATGTGGCCTTATATAAAGAAGGTAATACAGCAATAGGATATCGAACGGCTTTTAGGAAATTTAAAGATTTAAACGACATTGAACTTGCTAAAATTACAAGCCTGCACGTTCAAAATTGTATTGATAAAATGGTAAAAGAAGGCATTAAACCATCAACCATAAAAGTGTATACAAAAAAACTTTCCACTCTTTTTAGCAATGCTATAAAGCCGCATAAGATTATTACTGAAAATCCTGTTACCGGCATTACAATTCCTGAAAACAAAGACAATGAAAAAGTTAAAGCCTTGACCAAATCCCAATTAGATAATCTGCTTGACAGTATTAAAAATCCAAAACATTATATAGTATCACTAATTGCAGCAAAAGCCGGATTAAGGATCGGAGAAATCCTCGGGCTAACCAGAAAAGATATAAATTTTAAGAAAGGCATTATTCGTATTAATAAACAATGGAAAATACGAAAAGACGGTACATGGGGATTCGGCCCAGTAAAAAGGAAAAAATCAAACAGAGAAGTCCCTGCTCCACCAAGTCTGCTCGAAGCTCTAAAAGAATATATAAAAAATACACCTGCGAGCATTGATGGCCGCATTATTCCATACGCAGATACACAATCTATAGCGAATTTGTTAAGGGCCCATTACAAAAAAGCTGGCTTCAATATATCTATCCACGATCTGCGGCATACATTTGCCACTTTACTCCTTTCAGAGGGAGTTGATTTTGAGACCGTCGCCAAACTTCTGGGCCATGATGTGGAGCAAACAATACGTACATACTCTCACGTCACCAGCGATATGATGAATCGGGTTAAAAAAATTGTTAACAAAATTTTTAACTAA